Part of the Spirochaetota bacterium genome is shown below.
CACCCTAAGCTTATCAGCCTCGCGTTGCTGCAGGTTTATAAGTTCGTCTGTTTTATCTCTAAGCTTTTGAAATCCATCAAGCCACTGGGCAAGGTATACCTTGGACTGGTCTAAATTCCTCGACTCCACTGTAGTGCGAAATTTACCGCGCGCCTCCCTCGGGGCCTCGGCCAGCACCACCCATTCATCGGCCATTTTTTTCTCTTCTTCCGTCATTTTCGATGCTGAAAAGGCCTTCCACTCCTCCATATACTTCTGTGCGAGGTCCGCGGTAGATTTCACACGCTCCTCGACCGTTTTCCAATCGTTGACACGCGCAGCTTCAAATTCCTGCAGCATATTGACCCGTATCTGCAAAAGGTCCCTCAATATTCGGTTAAGCTGGCGCGTCGGTATATATCGATCGGTATAGAATTCCTGGAAGCCGCTCGCGGCGCTTCGTATACTCACAATGCCCTGAAACGCGATAAAGCTTATAAGCAGTATGAAAATAAGACACGACAACAGTACCTTGTACGCCACCTTGAGATTACTGAACCACTTCATCGCCATCCT
Proteins encoded:
- a CDS encoding methyl-accepting chemotaxis protein is translated as MKWFSNLKVAYKVLLSCLIFILLISFIAFQGIVSIRSAASGFQEFYTDRYIPTRQLNRILRDLLQIRVNMLQEFEAARVNDWKTVEERVKSTADLAQKYMEEWKAFSASKMTEEEKKMADEWVVLAEAPREARGKFRTTVESRNLDQSKVYLAQWLDGFQKLRDKTDELINLQQREADKLRVGMEATARNVVVLSFVFLGLAIFVGVIITFVLARAISGPVRKGLAFAEKLAGGDFTSRIDLDQNDELGMLGKALNAAA